A window of the Tripterygium wilfordii isolate XIE 37 chromosome 12, ASM1340144v1, whole genome shotgun sequence genome harbors these coding sequences:
- the LOC120010406 gene encoding SUPPRESSOR OF GAMMA RESPONSE 1-like, protein MTRTWLIDDRTIAKKVKNTAPLSAHEIHACGATRECPNCRYHIDNSDVFHEWPGLPAGVKFNPSDIELLEHLAAKCGVGIIKPHNLIDEFILTLEGDKGICYTHPKNLPGAKKDGTSVYFFHRTFNAYTTGQRKRRRVQSECSSNEEHVRWHKTGKTKPVMENGVQKGWKKIMVLHKGAKMSKPDKSNWVVHQYHLGPEGDEREGEYVVSKIFHQQPKLSDNNDGSPVIEIHDSLAVQTIPGTPNPNPPNPPRPGIHENIVDDNTPLSAFQEGDSSIGASHVPPPLAGLENDMDYPPCLAGESQAVQTDYLNGIEDSWLCKEILDSTSHLNNPGLNHVSYSGFSCNSNAETGINNTSAGFFDLENLELDTPPDFQLSDLNFDSQDSVFGWLDHL, encoded by the exons ATGACTCG GACTTGGCTTATTGATGACAGAACAATTGCAAAGAAAGTTAAAAATACTGCTCCGCTCTCAGCTCATGAAATCCATGCCTGTGGGGCAACTCGTGAATGTCCAAATTGCCGGTATCATATAGATAATAGTGAC GTTTTTCACGAATGGCCAGGCCTGCCTGCTGGTGTAAAGTTTAATCCTTCTGATATAGAGCTCTTGGAACATTTAGCAGCAAAATGTGGTGTGGGAATCATAAAACCACACAATCTTATTGATGAGTTTATCCTGACACTTGAGGGGGACAAAGGAATTTGTTACACTCATCCAAAAAACCTTCCTG GTGCTAAGAAAGATGGAACCAGTGTTTATTTTTTTCACAGAACATTTAATGCTTACACTACTGGTCAACGGAAGCGCCGCAGAGTCCAAAGTGAATGTAGTTCGAATGAAGAGCATGTTCGTTGGCACAAGACTGGAAAAACCAAACCGGTCATGGAAAATGGAGTTCAAAAGGGATGGAAAAAAATCATGGTTCTCCATAAAGGTGCGAAGATGTCCAAGCCAGATAAGTCCAACTGGGTGGTGCATCAGTACCATTTGGGTCCTGAAGGGGATGAAAGAGAGGGTGAATATGTGGTTTCTAAAATTTTCCATCAACAGCCAAAGCTGAGTGATAACAATGATGGCAGCCCAGTTATTGAAATTCATGATAGTTTGGCAGTGCAAACAATTCCAGGGACTCCCAACCCAAATCCTCCCAATCCACCACGACCTGGGATTCATGAAAATATAGTTGATGATAACACACCCCTATCCGCTTTCCAG GAAGGAGATTCTTCAATAGGAGCTTCTCATGTCCCTCCACCTTTAGCTGGGCTTGAGAATGACATGGATTATCCACCATGCTTGGCAGGCGAATCTCAGGCTGTACAAACAGATTATTTGAATGGCATTGAGGATTCTTGGTTATGCAAGGAGATTTTGGACTCTACTTCTCATTTAAATAATCCTGGGCTGAACCATGTCTCATACTCAGGCTTCAGTTGTAATTCTAATGCGGAGACAGGAATTAACAATACATCAGCTGGATTTTTTGATCTCGAGAATCTTGAACTTGATACTCCACCAGATTTCCAGCTTTCT GACCTGAATTTCGATTCCCAGGACAGTGTTTTTGGTTGGCTCGACCATTTATGA